One stretch of Schlesneria sp. DSM 10557 DNA includes these proteins:
- a CDS encoding App1 family protein, which yields MFRTFRRNRSTVGRDEQIVLYPSFGSRTEDGKGWTLLIQGSVFDPRISWIHRSPVMSLIKRAMRFDRSAEDFFRQRMRQFLMPGLRGRAVTIAIGDREFQVAESDYMGLFRGTVELDDESVSKLIEPIEFGGRSIGCQVVLARTDQRKFSGRLQLIEPTGVSIISDVDDTIKHSNVSNRRDLFRNTFTRRFVPVTGMPELYRDCAIAGAAFHFVSGSPWQLYEPLHEFCQAEGYPFGSFHLKRFRFREAARKLRRSPQKAYKQLAIEPILRAFPKRHFVLIGDSGEQDADIYGHFLRELPDQIVGVFIRAIRGESRNTERIQAAFEGTDPTKWTLYTEPAEIQTKVAQLVARVSS from the coding sequence TTGTTTCGAACCTTTCGCCGAAATCGATCAACCGTCGGACGGGACGAGCAGATCGTCTTGTACCCGTCCTTCGGTTCACGGACCGAAGATGGAAAAGGATGGACACTGCTGATTCAGGGCAGTGTCTTTGATCCCCGGATCTCCTGGATTCATCGTTCTCCCGTCATGAGCCTGATCAAACGGGCCATGCGTTTTGATCGATCGGCGGAAGACTTCTTTCGTCAGCGAATGCGACAGTTTCTGATGCCGGGACTGCGCGGTCGTGCGGTCACGATCGCGATTGGTGATCGCGAATTTCAGGTCGCTGAATCCGACTACATGGGATTGTTCCGCGGAACAGTCGAACTGGATGACGAGAGTGTTTCGAAACTGATTGAGCCGATCGAGTTTGGCGGTCGTTCGATCGGCTGCCAGGTAGTGCTGGCTCGAACTGACCAGCGCAAGTTTTCGGGTCGCCTTCAATTGATCGAGCCAACTGGCGTTTCCATCATTTCCGATGTCGACGACACGATCAAACACAGCAACGTCAGTAATCGACGTGACCTATTCCGCAATACGTTCACACGGCGCTTCGTCCCCGTGACCGGGATGCCTGAACTGTACCGGGACTGTGCGATTGCCGGTGCCGCATTCCATTTTGTCTCTGGCAGTCCTTGGCAACTTTACGAACCGCTGCACGAGTTCTGTCAGGCCGAGGGTTACCCGTTTGGCTCGTTCCATCTGAAGCGGTTCCGTTTCCGGGAAGCCGCTCGTAAGCTGAGGCGATCACCGCAGAAAGCGTACAAGCAATTGGCCATTGAACCAATTCTGCGGGCCTTCCCCAAGCGGCACTTCGTCCTGATTGGGGACTCGGGTGAACAGGATGCCGACATCTACGGTCACTTTTTACGAGAGCTTCCCGACCAGATCGTGGGTGTCTTTATCCGTGCGATTCGAGGTGAGTCACGTAATACCGAACGAATCCAGGCAGCCTTCGAAGGGACGGACCCGACGAAATGGACACTCTATACAGAACCGGCAGAGATCCAGACCAAAGTGGCTCAACTCGTCGCACGTGTCAGTAGCTGA
- a CDS encoding malate dehydrogenase — MKVSIIGGGGLVGSCAGFALQAGKIVRHIHLVDVNQEACEGQALDLLHGASILADQKITSGDMKSCSDSDCIVITAGLRRKPEESRLDLINRNVALFRGILGELKSSGLRKDAIIFVVSNPVDVLTYLAIKELGLPASQVIGLGTVLDTTRLRSMLAQRLDVPPTQVDVTIYGEHGDSMVPIWSAAQIAGLPLEKYPGVNNQLIAEVEKKTRGSGAEVIKKKGGAGFAVGVSIADVVHAIALDQRRILPVSSLQSGAFGLRDVAISVPTVVGRKGVLGVIEVELWPKEKMALQKSGNVLRETIDKVL, encoded by the coding sequence ATGAAAGTCAGCATCATCGGCGGTGGCGGTCTGGTCGGTTCCTGTGCCGGATTCGCTCTTCAGGCAGGCAAGATCGTACGCCACATTCACCTGGTCGATGTGAACCAGGAAGCTTGCGAAGGTCAGGCTCTCGACCTGCTGCATGGTGCCAGCATTCTGGCCGATCAGAAGATTACCTCAGGCGACATGAAGTCTTGCTCTGACAGCGACTGCATCGTGATCACGGCCGGACTTCGCCGCAAGCCGGAAGAAAGCCGACTGGACCTGATCAATCGCAACGTCGCCCTGTTCCGAGGCATTCTGGGCGAGCTGAAGTCGAGCGGTCTGCGGAAAGACGCCATCATCTTCGTCGTCTCGAATCCTGTGGACGTGCTGACCTATCTGGCGATCAAGGAACTGGGTCTGCCCGCATCGCAGGTCATCGGCCTGGGAACGGTGCTCGATACCACCCGACTCCGCAGCATGCTGGCCCAGCGGCTGGACGTACCACCAACACAGGTCGACGTGACGATCTACGGGGAACATGGCGACAGCATGGTTCCCATCTGGTCGGCCGCCCAGATTGCCGGTCTGCCCCTCGAAAAGTACCCCGGTGTCAACAATCAGTTGATCGCCGAAGTCGAGAAAAAGACCCGCGGCAGTGGTGCCGAAGTGATCAAGAAGAAAGGGGGAGCCGGCTTCGCAGTCGGCGTTTCGATCGCCGACGTTGTCCACGCGATCGCTTTGGATCAGCGCCGCATTCTGCCTGTTTCCTCGCTGCAATCGGGGGCATTCGGACTGCGGGACGTGGCGATCTCGGTTCCGACCGTCGTCGGCCGCAAGGGTGTTCTAGGAGTGATCGAAGTCGAACTTTGGCCAAAAGAAAAGATGGCTCTCCAAAAATCAGGCAACGTTCTGCGTGAAACGATCGATAAAGTCCTGTAA
- a CDS encoding EutN/CcmL family microcompartment protein produces the protein MRVGEVIGKVTLSKCNPMVSGGTWLVVVPLNAAGLAGDPNGRDEALIVYDELGASPGAKIGFSEGGEAANPFAPNYKPLDAYNACILDTIEVN, from the coding sequence ATGCGAGTCGGCGAGGTGATCGGTAAGGTGACGCTCTCCAAATGCAACCCGATGGTGTCGGGCGGCACGTGGCTCGTCGTCGTACCGCTGAATGCCGCTGGCCTGGCGGGTGATCCGAATGGTCGCGACGAAGCCTTGATCGTCTATGACGAACTCGGTGCCTCACCCGGAGCCAAAATCGGATTCAGTGAAGGGGGAGAGGCGGCAAACCCGTTCGCTCCGAATTACAAGCCACTCGATGCGTACAACGCCTGTATTCTTGACACGATTGAAGTGAATTAG
- the pduL gene encoding phosphate propanoyltransferase: MATNLSRADIEQVVRSVLEKQLGGSSSAKPVSAPARNPLLVNISARHVHLSQEHVEILYGPGAQLEPMKWLYQDGFFAAKQTVMVVGPRKRMLPDVRVLGPCRPSQVELAFTDSISLGIDAPVRISGDHHDTPGCVLVGPVGVVELKAGVIRAMRHVHMGPADMEYYGVKNGDMMHLRVVSPGCTTTLEELVVRGDPKVKLEVHLDTDEGNAVNLTAATSVELIKPHSCACHTH; encoded by the coding sequence ATGGCGACGAATTTGAGTCGGGCGGACATTGAGCAAGTCGTTCGTTCCGTACTTGAGAAGCAGTTGGGCGGATCCTCTTCGGCGAAACCGGTTTCTGCCCCTGCACGGAACCCGCTGCTGGTCAACATTTCGGCCCGGCACGTTCACCTCTCACAAGAACATGTCGAGATCCTCTACGGCCCCGGGGCTCAACTCGAGCCGATGAAGTGGCTGTACCAGGATGGTTTTTTTGCCGCGAAACAGACCGTGATGGTGGTGGGACCACGCAAGCGAATGCTGCCTGATGTCCGCGTGCTGGGCCCCTGCCGCCCTTCACAAGTCGAACTGGCCTTCACCGATTCGATTTCTCTGGGAATTGATGCTCCGGTCCGCATCAGTGGCGACCACCACGATACGCCCGGTTGCGTGCTGGTCGGTCCTGTCGGCGTCGTGGAACTGAAAGCGGGCGTCATCCGCGCCATGCGGCACGTCCATATGGGCCCTGCGGACATGGAATATTACGGCGTCAAGAACGGCGACATGATGCACCTGCGAGTCGTCTCGCCCGGCTGCACCACGACACTCGAGGAACTCGTCGTCCGTGGCGATCCAAAAGTCAAACTCGAAGTCCACCTCGATACCGACGAGGGGAACGCAGTCAACCTCACCGCGGCAACCTCAGTGGAACTGATCAAGCCGCACTCCTGTGCGTGTCACACCCACTAA
- a CDS encoding acetate/propionate family kinase, with translation MKVLVANLGSTSFKYRLYDLPSEVQLARGGIDRIGQSASACFVEINGKKRESTLPVADHAAAVGMCLDQLTDPEHGCLKSVSEVAAIGFKAVFAGNLSGVRVVDDALLQKMEDLSDIAPAHNPMYAKAMRQLRSAFPNIPLVAALETAFHDTIPDANRLYAIPYEWSQDYEIRRWGYHGASHRYLNTRMVQLLGRGDLKIITCHLGGSNSLCAARDGKSLATSMGMSPQTGLLHNNRVGDFDPFALPILLRKTGKTLEQILEDLSSKGGMLGLSGISQDARDIEEAAAKGHARAQLALDVFIASIRQYLGSYLTVLGGADAIVFSAGIGENSSIIRAGVCKNMEWAGIELDTAKNDSLPRGSESRISTDSSRVQVWVVPTNEEIVVARQTVEAISAKG, from the coding sequence ATGAAAGTACTCGTCGCGAATCTGGGTTCGACCAGCTTCAAGTACCGGCTGTATGATCTGCCGAGTGAAGTTCAACTGGCACGTGGAGGCATTGATCGAATCGGTCAATCGGCCAGCGCCTGCTTTGTCGAGATCAACGGCAAGAAACGGGAATCGACGCTTCCCGTCGCTGACCATGCGGCCGCCGTGGGGATGTGTCTGGACCAGTTGACCGACCCGGAACATGGATGCCTGAAATCCGTGAGCGAAGTGGCAGCGATCGGCTTTAAGGCGGTCTTTGCCGGTAACCTCAGCGGCGTGCGTGTTGTCGATGACGCACTTCTGCAGAAGATGGAAGACCTGTCCGATATCGCTCCCGCGCACAATCCGATGTACGCGAAAGCGATGCGTCAGTTGCGGTCAGCCTTCCCCAACATTCCCCTCGTCGCTGCACTCGAAACCGCGTTCCACGACACGATTCCGGATGCGAACCGGCTCTACGCCATTCCTTACGAATGGTCTCAGGATTACGAGATTCGCCGCTGGGGCTATCATGGCGCCAGCCATCGCTATCTCAACACCCGCATGGTTCAGTTACTGGGCCGTGGCGACCTGAAGATCATCACCTGCCACCTCGGCGGCAGTAACTCTCTGTGCGCGGCCCGCGACGGCAAGTCGCTGGCAACCAGCATGGGAATGAGTCCTCAAACCGGCCTGCTGCACAACAACCGCGTCGGCGATTTCGATCCGTTCGCCCTCCCCATCCTGCTCCGCAAGACGGGCAAGACGCTTGAACAGATTCTGGAAGACCTGTCGAGCAAAGGGGGCATGCTGGGCCTCAGCGGGATCAGCCAGGACGCCCGAGACATTGAAGAAGCGGCCGCGAAAGGACACGCCCGGGCTCAACTGGCACTCGACGTCTTCATCGCGTCGATCCGGCAATACCTGGGTTCCTACCTGACCGTGCTGGGTGGCGCCGACGCAATCGTCTTCAGTGCGGGGATTGGCGAAAACTCGTCGATTATCCGTGCCGGTGTCTGCAAAAACATGGAATGGGCGGGGATCGAACTGGATACCGCCAAGAATGACTCACTGCCACGCGGAAGCGAAAGCCGTATCTCGACGGACAGCAGCCGGGTGCAGGTATGGGTCGTCCCGACAAATGAAGAAATTGTGGTCGCTCGACAAACGGTCGAGGCCATCAGTGCCAAAGGATAA
- a CDS encoding VWA domain-containing protein yields MSWPGFSALMNAWWFLLLVPLIIFYFLKLRRPRFDVPSLALWRQVVNDQRVNSPFQKFKRNLLLLFQILLLCSLIIGAMQPYLSRGAEQARFLPVLIDNSASMAALDGPNGKSRLDDAKEKVSKLIDDLLADQRLCLISVNSTARKLTDFTDNKRVLKDALAQLDVTQVPSRLEDGLRLAQAMSRVQPIETVVLISDGNVPADIEFELPFKLNFQKLGPGGANIGIVDFNARRSRTGWDVFARIEATQQKDDSRNGPPTARSLCEYELLQNGQSIKQESVSIDGGRAERLVFKVPTTIAASLELRIKPDGFDSMTTDNVAYLELPAPRQLTVFCPRSMETYRNALENLPDILLFPGDSDEPKAVDVKFAEGPIEIGPESRVTFHVGFVPDELSKLVELVSGQSEVVDWRRTAPLLQHVQLLDVQIADDPKLEKGVGERDFEVAGYEILAQSRSGPLILERDRDGRLDYHFLFHTDRSSLVYRVGFPILVQNVIQIAAQRAGLLDAKAHGTGTLPPQRITPDTAVQVTGPNGYTESATSDKNGFVSGLGAPYVGTYEMTGAETPLKLGVSLLSSSETGLSTVDVLKFPEVPVHAAATVLKTDQPLWRWFALGGLCFLLVEWWYFQKRPSGVPT; encoded by the coding sequence ATGAGCTGGCCCGGCTTTTCCGCACTGATGAATGCATGGTGGTTCCTGCTGCTGGTGCCGCTGATTATCTTCTACTTCCTCAAATTGAGACGCCCTCGCTTTGACGTTCCTTCGCTCGCGTTGTGGCGTCAGGTCGTTAATGATCAGCGGGTGAACTCACCCTTTCAGAAGTTCAAACGCAATCTGTTGCTGTTGTTTCAGATTCTGCTGCTCTGTTCGCTGATTATCGGGGCGATGCAGCCCTATCTTTCACGAGGAGCAGAACAAGCCCGGTTCCTGCCCGTGCTGATCGATAACTCAGCCAGTATGGCTGCGCTGGATGGCCCCAATGGCAAATCGAGACTCGACGATGCCAAGGAAAAGGTCTCGAAGCTGATTGATGACTTGCTGGCGGACCAGCGTCTCTGCCTGATCTCGGTCAATTCAACGGCCCGGAAACTGACGGACTTCACGGACAACAAACGGGTGCTCAAGGATGCTCTGGCACAATTAGATGTCACACAGGTCCCCAGTCGCCTGGAGGATGGATTGAGGTTGGCGCAGGCCATGTCTCGCGTCCAGCCGATCGAAACGGTGGTCCTGATTTCTGATGGAAATGTCCCAGCAGACATCGAATTCGAGCTTCCGTTCAAGCTGAACTTTCAAAAACTGGGGCCGGGGGGAGCCAATATCGGGATCGTTGATTTCAATGCCCGGCGATCAAGAACGGGATGGGATGTGTTCGCGCGGATCGAAGCAACCCAGCAGAAAGACGATTCCAGAAACGGGCCACCAACCGCGCGATCGTTGTGTGAATACGAACTGCTCCAGAACGGACAGTCGATCAAGCAAGAGTCTGTGAGCATCGACGGGGGACGGGCAGAGCGGCTGGTGTTTAAGGTCCCTACCACGATTGCTGCATCCCTGGAACTGCGGATCAAACCGGACGGATTCGACTCGATGACCACGGACAATGTGGCGTACTTGGAACTTCCTGCGCCGCGACAGCTCACCGTCTTCTGTCCCCGTTCAATGGAAACCTACCGCAACGCATTGGAAAACCTTCCCGACATTCTGCTGTTCCCCGGGGACTCGGATGAGCCGAAAGCCGTTGATGTGAAGTTCGCGGAAGGGCCGATCGAAATTGGTCCCGAGTCGCGGGTCACTTTTCATGTCGGCTTTGTCCCGGACGAACTTTCAAAGCTGGTGGAACTGGTCTCGGGTCAGTCCGAAGTCGTTGATTGGCGGCGGACCGCGCCGCTGCTGCAGCACGTGCAACTGCTCGATGTGCAGATTGCAGACGACCCCAAACTGGAGAAAGGTGTCGGAGAGCGTGACTTCGAAGTGGCTGGTTACGAAATCCTGGCGCAGTCCCGTTCCGGCCCGTTGATTCTGGAGCGGGACAGGGATGGCCGTCTCGACTATCACTTTCTCTTTCACACCGATCGATCGTCGCTGGTGTATCGAGTGGGATTCCCGATCCTTGTCCAGAACGTCATCCAGATCGCTGCACAACGGGCCGGATTGTTGGACGCGAAGGCACACGGGACAGGAACGCTCCCCCCGCAGCGGATTACCCCGGATACGGCGGTTCAAGTCACCGGACCGAACGGATATACGGAGTCGGCCACGAGCGACAAGAATGGCTTTGTCTCCGGGCTCGGGGCGCCGTATGTGGGAACATACGAAATGACGGGAGCGGAAACGCCCCTGAAACTGGGGGTTAGCCTGCTGTCCTCCAGTGAAACCGGACTAAGCACAGTCGATGTGCTGAAGTTTCCTGAAGTCCCCGTCCACGCGGCGGCTACGGTGTTGAAGACAGACCAACCCCTGTGGAGATGGTTCGCACTGGGGGGGCTATGTTTCCTGCTGGTCGAATGGTGGTACTTCCAGAAACGTCCCTCCGGAGTTCCCACCTGA
- a CDS encoding class II aldolase/adducin family protein: MTSQWNSGINDRKLKEEICEIGRRVYNKGFAAANDGNISIRVGENEVLCSPTMICKGFMTPEDICAVDMEGVQIAGKRKRTSEVLLHLAIMKHRPDVKAVVHCHPPHATAFAVAREPIPQCILPEIEVFMGEVPIAPYETPGGHAFANTVVPFLGNGTNTIILTNHGTVTFGKTLEDAYWKTEILDAYCRILLLSKQLGKVTYLNERESVELLDLKKKLGFDDPRFHVENCDLCGNTAFREGYKENKLEPIAFEPPPQYKGYLERQKEASSAPQPKASSSADIDTESLIKLITEQVVSALNK, translated from the coding sequence ATGACCAGCCAATGGAATTCCGGAATCAATGACCGGAAGCTCAAAGAAGAGATCTGTGAGATCGGACGCCGTGTCTACAACAAGGGATTCGCGGCGGCGAACGATGGCAATATTTCGATCCGTGTCGGCGAGAACGAAGTCCTTTGCTCACCCACGATGATCTGCAAAGGCTTCATGACTCCTGAAGACATCTGCGCGGTTGATATGGAAGGTGTGCAGATCGCCGGCAAGCGAAAGCGAACCAGCGAAGTTCTGCTGCACCTGGCGATCATGAAGCACCGCCCTGACGTCAAGGCTGTCGTTCACTGCCATCCACCTCATGCCACGGCCTTCGCTGTCGCTCGCGAACCGATTCCGCAGTGTATTCTGCCCGAAATCGAAGTCTTCATGGGCGAAGTCCCCATCGCTCCGTACGAGACTCCGGGCGGTCACGCGTTTGCAAACACGGTCGTCCCGTTCCTGGGTAACGGCACCAACACGATCATCCTGACGAACCACGGCACCGTGACGTTCGGGAAGACGCTTGAAGATGCCTACTGGAAGACGGAAATCCTCGACGCCTACTGTCGAATTCTGTTGCTGTCGAAACAACTCGGTAAGGTCACCTACCTGAACGAGCGGGAATCCGTCGAGCTTCTCGACCTCAAGAAGAAACTCGGATTCGACGATCCACGGTTCCATGTCGAGAACTGCGACCTGTGCGGTAACACCGCGTTCCGCGAAGGCTACAAAGAGAACAAACTCGAGCCCATCGCCTTCGAGCCACCTCCGCAATACAAAGGCTACCTGGAGCGACAGAAGGAAGCGTCGTCAGCCCCGCAGCCGAAGGCCTCAAGCAGCGCCGATATCGATACCGAATCGCTGATCAAGCTGATCACCGAACAAGTCGTTTCGGCTCTCAACAAGTAA
- a CDS encoding DeoR/GlpR family DNA-binding transcription regulator, protein MSLHELVNKLGASESTVRRDLEYLDGIGQIRRTRGGAAYTGESLTPFEERRSRETTEKEKIGKAVADLIQPGETILLDGGTTTLEVARSLVGKRLQVVTNSLPIANLLAQQSSVELILIGGYLYPRTGVALGPLAEASLGELNVPRVIMSAGGITEKGLFNSNSLLVECERRMIKAAKEVWVVADSSKFGRSALTFLCELSSVTRMIVDSGLSDAWRRVVESAGVELTVIDV, encoded by the coding sequence GTGTCTTTACACGAGCTTGTCAACAAGCTGGGCGCAAGTGAATCCACCGTTCGACGGGATTTGGAGTATCTTGACGGAATCGGTCAGATTCGACGAACGCGGGGAGGTGCCGCCTATACAGGCGAGTCACTGACACCGTTCGAAGAACGGCGAAGTCGGGAAACGACGGAAAAAGAAAAGATTGGGAAGGCTGTTGCGGACCTGATCCAGCCGGGTGAGACGATCTTGCTGGATGGGGGAACCACAACGCTGGAAGTGGCTAGGTCGCTGGTCGGCAAACGGTTGCAAGTTGTCACCAACTCGCTGCCGATTGCCAATCTATTAGCGCAGCAGTCGAGTGTCGAATTGATTTTGATCGGTGGATACCTCTATCCGCGTACCGGGGTGGCTCTCGGGCCGCTGGCAGAAGCCTCCCTGGGAGAATTGAACGTCCCTCGCGTGATCATGAGTGCCGGTGGCATCACAGAAAAGGGTCTGTTCAACAGCAACTCGCTGCTGGTGGAATGCGAGCGGCGAATGATCAAGGCAGCCAAAGAAGTTTGGGTGGTAGCAGACAGCAGCAAGTTTGGTCGGTCGGCCCTGACCTTCCTGTGCGAACTGTCCAGCGTAACGCGAATGATTGTCGATTCAGGTTTGAGTGACGCCTGGCGACGGGTGGTGGAATCAGCGGGCGTTGAGTTGACGGTCATCGACGTATAG
- a CDS encoding aldehyde dehydrogenase family protein, whose amino-acid sequence MQANAETIRNVVQEVLAQLGKAPKQSTPYRDGDLGVFQTVDQAVAAATDGFKKLSAAPIAARKTVIEIVRSMCDEQAEELGRLEFEETKIGRLDHKIEKLKIIKLVPGVEFLRTDALSGDHGLSLTEYAPFGVIGAITPVTHSLPTLAGNIVNMIAGGNTMVVNPHPGGARIACEGVRRFNKAIYKATGLENLVTIIEKPTLETAGAIFGHRGVRLLCVTGGPAVARAALESRKKAIVAGPGNPPVVVDETACLENTAASIVKGASYDNNLLCIGEKEVFAVDQIFDSLLDTMTRHGGYRLNSSQIEELTKLAFTPPTKPGDHFHLNRDLVGLDASKLAELIGVRVPAGTQLLFGETDTSNAFVPEEQMMPFLPFVRCRNFSHGVELALEFEHGYRHTSLIHTRNVRHMTQMGREMDTTLFVKNGPSMAGLGLGGEGYLSFSIATPTGEGVTNPMTFTRQRRCVLVDDLRVI is encoded by the coding sequence ATGCAAGCTAACGCAGAAACGATTCGCAACGTCGTTCAAGAAGTCCTGGCTCAACTGGGGAAAGCCCCCAAGCAATCCACCCCTTACCGCGACGGCGACCTGGGGGTCTTTCAGACGGTTGATCAGGCCGTTGCAGCGGCGACCGATGGCTTCAAGAAGCTGAGCGCCGCCCCGATTGCGGCTCGCAAGACCGTCATTGAAATCGTCCGCAGCATGTGTGACGAGCAAGCCGAAGAACTCGGCCGCCTCGAGTTCGAAGAGACGAAGATTGGTCGTCTCGATCACAAAATCGAAAAGCTGAAGATCATCAAGCTGGTTCCCGGCGTGGAATTTCTGCGGACCGATGCACTCAGCGGGGACCACGGTCTCTCACTGACCGAGTACGCCCCCTTCGGCGTCATTGGTGCCATCACGCCCGTCACGCACTCATTGCCGACACTTGCTGGCAACATCGTCAACATGATCGCTGGCGGGAACACGATGGTCGTGAATCCTCACCCCGGTGGTGCTCGCATCGCCTGTGAAGGGGTTCGCCGCTTTAACAAGGCCATCTACAAAGCGACCGGCCTCGAAAATCTGGTGACGATTATCGAGAAGCCCACACTGGAAACTGCCGGGGCCATTTTCGGTCATCGCGGCGTTCGCCTGCTCTGCGTGACCGGTGGTCCTGCCGTCGCTCGTGCCGCTCTGGAAAGCCGTAAGAAAGCCATCGTCGCCGGCCCCGGTAACCCACCTGTCGTCGTGGACGAAACCGCCTGCCTCGAGAACACTGCGGCTTCGATCGTCAAAGGTGCTTCATACGACAACAACCTGTTGTGCATCGGTGAGAAGGAAGTCTTCGCCGTCGATCAGATTTTTGATTCCCTGCTCGACACGATGACCCGACATGGCGGATATCGCCTCAACAGTTCACAGATCGAAGAATTGACCAAGCTGGCGTTTACGCCGCCGACCAAGCCCGGGGATCACTTCCACCTGAACCGTGACCTGGTGGGGCTGGATGCGTCGAAACTGGCAGAACTGATTGGTGTCCGTGTTCCCGCAGGAACCCAGTTGCTGTTCGGCGAAACCGATACGTCGAACGCCTTTGTTCCTGAAGAACAGATGATGCCGTTCCTGCCATTCGTTCGCTGCCGCAACTTCTCGCACGGTGTCGAACTGGCTCTGGAATTCGAACACGGCTACCGGCACACCAGCCTGATTCACACCCGCAACGTCCGCCACATGACTCAGATGGGTCGTGAAATGGATACCACACTGTTCGTCAAGAACGGTCCTTCGATGGCGGGCCTGGGACTGGGTGGCGAAGGCTACCTGAGCTTCAGCATTGCGACCCCGACCGGTGAAGGGGTCACCAACCCGATGACCTTCACACGACAGCGTCGTTGTGTGCTGGTCGACGATCTGCGTGTGATCTAA
- a CDS encoding EutN/CcmL family microcompartment protein — translation MQLGKVIGRATSTVKHPTLKGWRMLLIQPLGPNGSPDGAPQLVIDNQGGGKGDTVIISSDGKTAKEMVGADTTPARWHVLGIVD, via the coding sequence ATGCAGTTGGGAAAAGTGATTGGCCGGGCAACATCGACAGTCAAGCACCCCACGCTGAAGGGCTGGCGGATGCTGCTGATACAACCACTCGGCCCGAACGGAAGTCCGGATGGGGCGCCGCAACTCGTGATCGACAATCAGGGTGGCGGCAAGGGTGATACGGTGATCATCTCCTCCGACGGCAAGACGGCGAAAGAAATGGTAGGAGCGGACACCACGCCCGCTCGATGGCATGTTTTAGGTATTGTCGACTGA
- a CDS encoding BMC domain-containing protein, which yields MAKPMEALGMLECKGLVCLIEGVDAMLKSANVQMVGWEKVGSGLVTAFVVGDVAAVKAAIDAGASAASKIGEVVSVQVIPRPHEELAGVLPKSKTTTADSAS from the coding sequence ATGGCTAAGCCAATGGAAGCGCTGGGAATGTTGGAATGCAAAGGTCTCGTCTGCTTGATTGAAGGCGTCGATGCGATGCTGAAATCGGCAAACGTGCAAATGGTCGGCTGGGAAAAGGTCGGCAGCGGGCTGGTCACGGCGTTCGTCGTCGGCGACGTCGCCGCCGTCAAAGCCGCGATTGATGCCGGTGCCAGCGCTGCCAGCAAGATCGGCGAAGTCGTCAGCGTCCAGGTCATTCCTCGTCCTCACGAAGAACTGGCCGGGGTTCTGCCCAAGTCCAAGACAACCACCGCTGACTCAGCGAGCTGA
- a CDS encoding BMC domain-containing protein, with amino-acid sequence MNEAIGLIETKGLVAQIEAADAMLKAANVTLVKQIQIGGAYITTVIRGDVGSVRAAVDAGSAAASKIGELVSAHIIARPEKSLMDAFV; translated from the coding sequence ATGAACGAAGCAATTGGTTTGATTGAAACTAAGGGACTCGTCGCCCAGATCGAAGCTGCGGACGCGATGCTCAAGGCCGCCAACGTGACGCTGGTCAAGCAGATCCAGATCGGCGGGGCCTACATTACGACCGTGATCCGTGGCGATGTCGGCTCGGTTCGTGCCGCTGTCGACGCTGGTTCGGCTGCCGCCTCGAAGATTGGCGAACTCGTCAGCGCCCACATCATCGCCCGGCCGGAAAAAAGCCTGATGGACGCGTTCGTCTAA
- a CDS encoding EutN/CcmL family microcompartment protein produces the protein MFLARVTGSVVSTQKVDAMVGQKLLVVEPLRVNEKDQSGLVSTGRTFICVDTVGAGEGEVVLIVQGSSARFTPQTKPLPIDCAIIGLIDSVHLGAKSIFDAKGEAAQEN, from the coding sequence ATGTTTCTCGCACGTGTGACAGGCAGTGTGGTTTCGACGCAGAAGGTTGACGCCATGGTCGGCCAGAAACTGCTGGTCGTGGAACCCCTGCGCGTGAACGAGAAGGACCAGTCGGGACTGGTCTCCACCGGCCGGACCTTCATCTGTGTCGACACTGTCGGCGCGGGAGAAGGCGAAGTGGTACTGATCGTCCAGGGCTCCAGTGCCCGCTTTACGCCTCAAACGAAGCCATTGCCCATCGATTGTGCCATCATCGGACTCATTGACTCAGTTCACTTGGGAGCCAAATCGATCTTCGACGCCAAAGGGGAAGCTGCTCAGGAAAACTAG